A single window of Streptomyces griseoviridis DNA harbors:
- a CDS encoding ABC transporter substrate-binding protein produces MHRRTVLALALGAALLASGCTGTGGSAKGARADAPTDPAAVSGTIKVLTQRTDLVQDGTMKKYAAAFNRTYPKVEVEFEALTDYEAEVKIRMNTENYGDVLLIPAVIKKNDYPKFFASLGSTAERARTHRFTGFTDVGGKVYGQSPIGVTPGFVYNKKVWRRAGVTRWPTTPAEFLADLKAIKAKTDAVPYYTNFAAQWPLTSWTYVDGSVGCDTGATTKLATGDPWASGADLRVGDTLLYDIVHQGLAEKDPTTTNWEASKPRLAKGEIATQWLGTWAVIQFQDAARQAGTDPADIGFMPFPAQVDGKFCAVVGPDYNQAVNVHSPHKAAARAWLDWFTDRSGYAADNLAVSPLKDAPLPTVLKPYEDQGVTFIELDDTEGAAVKEIDDQSEIGIYKPDYRQDLVDLARGARKGDLDGFLGGLGERWADARRTVESR; encoded by the coding sequence ATGCACCGCCGTACAGTCCTCGCCCTCGCCCTGGGAGCCGCCCTGCTGGCCTCGGGGTGCACCGGCACCGGAGGCTCGGCCAAGGGCGCCCGCGCCGACGCGCCCACCGACCCGGCCGCGGTGAGCGGCACCATCAAGGTCCTCACCCAGCGCACCGACCTCGTGCAGGACGGCACGATGAAGAAGTACGCGGCGGCCTTCAACCGGACGTACCCGAAGGTCGAGGTCGAGTTCGAGGCCCTCACCGACTACGAGGCCGAGGTCAAGATCCGGATGAACACCGAGAACTACGGTGACGTCCTGCTGATCCCGGCCGTCATCAAGAAGAACGACTACCCGAAGTTCTTCGCCTCCCTCGGCAGCACCGCCGAGCGCGCCAGGACCCACCGCTTCACCGGCTTCACCGACGTCGGCGGGAAGGTCTACGGCCAGAGCCCGATCGGCGTCACACCGGGCTTCGTCTACAACAAGAAGGTCTGGCGCCGGGCGGGCGTCACCCGGTGGCCCACCACCCCGGCCGAGTTCCTCGCCGACCTGAAGGCGATCAAGGCGAAGACCGACGCGGTGCCCTACTACACCAACTTCGCCGCCCAGTGGCCGCTGACCTCCTGGACCTACGTCGACGGCTCGGTCGGCTGCGACACCGGCGCCACCACGAAGCTCGCCACGGGCGACCCCTGGGCGAGCGGCGCCGACCTGCGCGTCGGCGACACCCTGCTCTACGACATCGTCCACCAGGGCCTCGCCGAGAAGGACCCGACGACCACCAACTGGGAGGCGTCCAAGCCCCGCCTCGCCAAGGGCGAGATCGCCACCCAGTGGCTCGGCACCTGGGCCGTCATCCAGTTCCAGGACGCCGCGCGGCAGGCCGGCACCGACCCCGCCGACATCGGCTTCATGCCGTTCCCCGCCCAGGTCGACGGGAAGTTCTGCGCGGTCGTCGGACCCGACTACAACCAGGCCGTCAACGTCCACTCCCCGCACAAGGCGGCAGCCCGCGCCTGGCTCGACTGGTTCACCGACAGATCCGGCTACGCCGCCGACAACCTCGCCGTCTCCCCGCTCAAGGACGCGCCCCTGCCCACCGTCCTGAAGCCCTACGAGGACCAGGGCGTCACCTTCATCGAACTGGACGACACCGAGGGCGCCGCCGTCAAGGAGATCGACGACCAGTCCGAGATCGGCATCTACAAGCCCGACTACCGCCAGGACCTGGTCGACCTCGCCCGCGGCGCCCGCAAGGGCGACCTGGACGGCTTCCTCGGCGGCCTCGGCGAGCGGTGGGCCGACGCGCGCCGCACGGTGGAGTCCCGATGA
- a CDS encoding glycoside hydrolase family 2 protein, translating into MLEATPLTEGWVLLHEGAALPAVVPGCVHTDLLAAGVIPDPFIGRNETEVAWVGRREWSYRTRLSADSGAEQTDLVFEGLDTVAEILLDGRPLGATRNMHRSYRFDVTGLSGLLSVRFASAYTEAEAVRDRLGERPAAYAEPYPYLRKMACSFGWDWGPTLVTAGIWRPARLEHWSTARIARVRPLVTVEDGAGVVELRIDVERTRIEAPLAVEATVGGVRARAGIDGSTGTVRLELPDARLWWPRGYGEQPLYDVELTLLHGDEALDRWRRRIGFRSVVLDTSADARGTGFTLVVNGERLFARGVNWIPDDVFPSRVDRDRYRTRLRQAADAGVDLVRVWGGGIYESEDFYDACDEFGLLVWQDFPFACAAYPEEQPLRAEVEAEARENVVRLMPHPSLVLWNGNNENLWGFRDWGWEPRLAGESWGEGYYLGLLPRVVAESDPTRPYTAGSPWSGSWERHPNDPDHGTHHSWEVWNRVDYADYLLEVPRFVAEFGWQAPPAHATLRRALPGEELDADSPGMLHHQKADDGNGKLARGLARHFALPEGDFDRWHYLTQVNQARAVAAGIEHWRAHWPACAGTVLWQLNDCWPVTSWAAIDSDGREKPLYHELRRLYADRLLTLGLRPRGLVLALVNQAAGMWSGVARLRRMSVDGTLLGEREVAFRAAGRGVAEVSVPTELTPEGAKEFLVADADGLRALRFAAPDREIPYPRPEFDVTVAPGLVTVVARTLVRDLLLQADRLDPAARADRGLVTLLPGEGVTIGVRGWEDPDPDAARAALYCVENGR; encoded by the coding sequence ATGCTGGAGGCGACACCGCTCACCGAGGGCTGGGTACTGCTGCACGAGGGAGCCGCCCTGCCGGCCGTGGTGCCGGGCTGCGTGCACACCGACCTGCTGGCCGCGGGGGTGATCCCCGACCCCTTCATCGGACGGAACGAGACCGAGGTCGCGTGGGTGGGGCGGCGCGAGTGGAGCTACCGGACACGGCTGAGCGCGGACTCCGGGGCCGAGCAGACCGACCTCGTCTTCGAGGGCCTGGACACGGTGGCGGAGATCCTGCTCGACGGCAGGCCGCTGGGCGCCACCCGGAACATGCACCGCTCCTACCGGTTCGACGTGACGGGGCTCTCCGGCCTGCTGTCCGTGCGGTTCGCCTCCGCGTACACCGAGGCCGAGGCGGTCCGCGACCGGCTCGGCGAACGCCCCGCCGCCTACGCCGAGCCCTACCCGTACCTGCGCAAGATGGCCTGCTCGTTCGGCTGGGACTGGGGGCCGACGCTGGTGACGGCCGGAATCTGGCGTCCGGCGCGCCTCGAGCACTGGTCGACGGCCAGGATCGCCCGGGTGCGCCCCTTGGTGACCGTCGAGGACGGCGCCGGGGTCGTCGAGTTGCGGATCGACGTCGAACGGACCCGTATCGAGGCGCCGTTGGCCGTCGAGGCGACGGTCGGCGGGGTGCGGGCGCGCGCCGGGATCGACGGCTCCACCGGCACCGTCCGCCTCGAACTGCCCGACGCCCGGCTGTGGTGGCCGCGCGGCTACGGCGAACAGCCGCTGTACGACGTCGAGTTGACGCTGCTGCACGGGGACGAGGCGCTGGATCGATGGCGGCGCCGGATCGGCTTCCGCAGCGTCGTCCTCGACACCTCGGCCGACGCCCGCGGCACCGGCTTCACCCTCGTGGTCAACGGGGAGCGGCTGTTCGCGCGGGGCGTCAACTGGATCCCGGACGACGTGTTCCCGTCCCGCGTCGACCGCGACCGCTACCGGACCAGGCTGCGGCAGGCGGCCGACGCCGGCGTCGACCTGGTGCGGGTCTGGGGCGGCGGGATCTACGAGAGCGAGGACTTCTACGACGCCTGCGACGAGTTCGGGCTGCTGGTCTGGCAGGACTTCCCGTTCGCGTGCGCCGCCTACCCGGAGGAGCAGCCGCTGCGCGCGGAGGTGGAGGCCGAGGCGCGGGAGAACGTGGTGCGGCTGATGCCGCACCCCTCGCTGGTGCTGTGGAACGGCAACAACGAGAACCTGTGGGGGTTCAGGGACTGGGGCTGGGAACCGAGGCTCGCCGGGGAGTCCTGGGGCGAGGGGTACTACCTGGGGCTGCTGCCGCGCGTGGTGGCCGAGTCGGACCCGACCAGGCCCTACACGGCGGGCAGTCCGTGGTCCGGTTCCTGGGAGCGGCACCCGAACGACCCCGACCACGGCACCCACCACTCCTGGGAGGTGTGGAACCGCGTCGACTACGCCGACTACCTGCTCGAAGTGCCGCGTTTCGTCGCGGAGTTCGGCTGGCAGGCGCCGCCCGCCCACGCGACGCTGCGGCGGGCGCTGCCCGGTGAGGAACTCGACGCCGACTCCCCCGGCATGCTGCACCACCAGAAGGCCGACGACGGCAACGGCAAGCTGGCCCGCGGACTCGCCCGCCATTTCGCCCTGCCCGAAGGGGACTTCGACCGCTGGCACTACCTCACCCAGGTCAACCAGGCCCGTGCCGTGGCCGCCGGGATCGAGCACTGGCGCGCGCACTGGCCGGCCTGCGCGGGCACGGTGCTCTGGCAGCTCAACGACTGCTGGCCGGTGACCTCCTGGGCGGCGATCGACAGTGACGGCCGGGAGAAGCCGCTCTACCACGAGCTGCGGCGGCTCTACGCCGACCGGCTGCTGACGCTCGGGCTGCGGCCCAGGGGCTTGGTGCTCGCGCTGGTCAACCAGGCGGCGGGGATGTGGAGCGGGGTGGCGCGGCTGCGGCGGATGTCGGTCGACGGCACGCTCCTCGGGGAGCGGGAGGTGGCGTTCCGGGCGGCGGGGCGCGGGGTCGCCGAGGTGTCCGTGCCGACGGAGCTGACGCCCGAGGGGGCGAAGGAGTTCCTGGTGGCCGACGCGGACGGGCTGCGGGCCCTGCGCTTCGCGGCACCCGACCGTGAGATCCCGTATCCGCGCCCGGAGTTCGACGTGACGGTGGCGCCCGGCCTGGTGACCGTGGTGGCCCGCACCCTCGTCAGGGACCTGCTGCTCCAGGCCGACAGGCTCGACCCGGCGGCGCGGGCCGATCGCGGTCTGGTGACGCTGCTGCCGGGTGAGGGGGTCACGATCGGCGTGCGGGGCTGGGAGGATCCTGATCCCGACGCCGCCCGCGCGGCCCTGTACTGCGTGGAGAACGGCCGATGA
- a CDS encoding thiolase family protein → MPRTVKDVVFVDGVRTPFGKAGPKGIYHETRADDLVVKAIRELLRRNPGLDPKKVDEVAIAATTQIGDQGLTLGRTAGILAGLPESVPGYSIDRMCAGALTAVTTTAGSIAFGAYDAVIAGGVEHMGRHPMGEGVDPNPRFVSEKLVDESALFMGMTAENLHDRYPSITKERADAYAVRSQEKAAKAYANGKIQQDLVPISVRNTNPEAGETGWGLVTADEPMRPGTTMENLAGLKTPFRVHGRVTAGNAAGLNDGATASVIASEDFARENGLPVRMRLVSYAFAGVEPEVMGYGPIPATEKALAKAGLSISDIGLFEINEAFAVQVLAFLEHYGIADDDARVNQYGGAIAYGHPLASSGVRLMTQLARQFEEQPQVRYGVTTMCVGFGMGATVIWENPNHKDAGGSK, encoded by the coding sequence GTGCCTCGTACCGTCAAGGACGTCGTTTTCGTCGACGGCGTCCGCACCCCGTTCGGCAAGGCGGGCCCGAAGGGCATCTACCACGAGACCCGCGCCGACGACCTCGTCGTGAAGGCGATCCGGGAGCTGCTGCGCCGCAACCCCGGCCTCGACCCGAAGAAGGTCGACGAGGTCGCCATCGCCGCCACCACCCAGATCGGCGACCAGGGACTCACCCTCGGCCGCACCGCGGGCATCCTCGCCGGTCTCCCCGAGTCGGTGCCCGGCTACTCCATCGACCGGATGTGCGCCGGCGCGCTCACCGCCGTCACCACCACCGCGGGCTCGATCGCCTTCGGCGCCTACGACGCCGTCATCGCGGGCGGCGTGGAGCACATGGGCCGCCACCCGATGGGCGAGGGCGTGGACCCCAACCCGCGGTTCGTCTCCGAGAAGCTGGTCGACGAGTCCGCCCTCTTCATGGGCATGACCGCGGAGAACCTGCACGACCGCTACCCCTCCATCACCAAGGAGCGCGCCGACGCGTACGCGGTCCGCTCGCAGGAGAAGGCCGCCAAGGCGTACGCCAACGGCAAGATCCAGCAGGACCTGGTGCCGATCTCGGTGCGCAACACCAACCCGGAGGCCGGGGAGACGGGCTGGGGCCTGGTCACCGCCGACGAGCCGATGCGGCCGGGCACCACGATGGAGAACCTGGCCGGTCTGAAGACGCCGTTCCGGGTGCACGGCCGGGTCACCGCGGGCAACGCGGCCGGTCTCAACGACGGCGCCACCGCCTCCGTCATCGCGAGCGAGGACTTCGCCCGCGAGAACGGGCTGCCGGTCAGGATGCGCCTGGTCTCCTACGCCTTCGCGGGCGTCGAGCCCGAGGTGATGGGCTACGGCCCGATCCCGGCGACGGAGAAGGCGCTCGCCAAGGCGGGCCTGTCCATCTCCGACATCGGCCTGTTCGAGATCAACGAGGCGTTCGCCGTGCAGGTGCTTGCCTTCCTCGAGCACTACGGCATCGCCGACGACGACGCCCGCGTCAACCAGTACGGCGGCGCCATCGCCTACGGCCACCCGCTCGCCTCCTCGGGCGTGCGCCTGATGACGCAGCTGGCCCGGCAGTTCGAGGAGCAGCCGCAGGTCCGCTACGGCGTGACCACCATGTGCGTCGGCTTCGGCATGGGCGCGACGGTCATCTGGGAGAACCCGAACCACAAGGACGCCGGAGGCAGCAAGTGA
- a CDS encoding 3-hydroxyacyl-CoA dehydrogenase NAD-binding domain-containing protein — MSTTAELLKGAAELFPDEVVTSAHVRHLELPSGAGRFALITLDNGFDHTKPTTFGPASLARLDAAIDQVEKEAAAGEIVGVGVTGKPFVFAVGADLKGVELLKEHQDALAIGKGGHEVFKRLAGLAVPTFAYYNGAAMGGGVEVGLHCAYRTVSKALPAFSLPEVFLGLVPGWGGCTLLPNLIGAENAVSVIIENSLNQNRQLKGAQVHELGIADALFEGADFLEQSLLWTAAVLKGEIVVERPAVDRGDAWDQAVAKGRALADSKVHGAAPAAYRALDIIAAAKNDDLQQGYDAEDRALADLIMGGELRSGIYAFNLVQKRGKRPAGAPDKSLARPVTKVGVVGAGLMASQLALLFLRRLEVPVVLTDIDQERVDKGVGYVHAEIDKLLGKGRINQDKANRLKALVTGVLDKAEGFSDADFVIEAVFEEIGVKQQVFAEVEAVAPAHAILATNTSSLSVSEMASKLKHPERVVGFHFFNPVAVLPLLEIVRGEQTDDASLATAFAVAKKLKKTAVLVKDAPAFVVNRILTRFMGEIQNVIDEGTPVAVAEKAVEPLGLPMSPLVLLELVGPAIGLHVSETLNRAFPDRFTVSPNLAAVVKAGKRGFYVYSAENGFKPELDPEVAALLKQGDTVLTEEQVRARVLDAVAQEIGLMLDEGVVAEAQDIDLCLITGAGWPFHLGGITPYLDREGVSQRVNGKPFLAPGTASVPV; from the coding sequence GTGAGCACCACCGCTGAGCTTTTGAAGGGCGCGGCCGAGCTGTTCCCCGACGAGGTCGTGACGTCCGCGCACGTCCGCCACCTCGAACTGCCTTCCGGCGCCGGGCGGTTCGCGCTGATCACGCTGGACAACGGCTTCGACCACACCAAACCGACCACCTTCGGACCCGCCTCGCTCGCCCGTCTCGACGCGGCGATCGACCAGGTCGAGAAGGAGGCCGCGGCCGGCGAGATCGTCGGCGTCGGTGTCACCGGCAAGCCGTTCGTCTTCGCGGTCGGCGCCGACCTCAAGGGCGTCGAACTGCTCAAGGAGCACCAGGACGCGCTCGCCATCGGCAAGGGCGGCCACGAGGTCTTCAAGCGCCTCGCCGGCCTCGCCGTCCCCACCTTCGCCTACTACAACGGCGCCGCCATGGGCGGCGGGGTCGAGGTCGGCCTGCACTGCGCGTACCGCACGGTGTCCAAGGCGCTGCCCGCGTTCTCGCTGCCCGAGGTGTTCCTCGGCCTGGTGCCCGGCTGGGGCGGCTGCACGCTGCTGCCGAACCTGATCGGCGCCGAGAACGCCGTCTCGGTGATCATCGAGAACAGCCTCAACCAGAACCGGCAGCTCAAGGGCGCGCAGGTGCACGAACTCGGCATCGCCGACGCGCTGTTCGAGGGCGCCGACTTCCTGGAGCAGTCGCTGCTGTGGACGGCGGCCGTCCTCAAGGGCGAGATCGTCGTCGAACGGCCCGCCGTCGACCGCGGTGACGCCTGGGACCAGGCCGTCGCCAAGGGCCGCGCGCTCGCCGACTCCAAGGTGCACGGCGCCGCCCCGGCCGCCTACCGCGCCCTCGACATCATCGCCGCCGCCAAGAACGACGACCTCCAGCAGGGCTACGACGCCGAGGACCGCGCGCTCGCCGACCTGATCATGGGCGGTGAACTGCGGTCCGGCATCTACGCGTTCAACCTGGTGCAGAAGCGCGGCAAGCGCCCGGCGGGCGCCCCCGACAAGAGCCTGGCCCGCCCGGTCACCAAGGTCGGCGTGGTCGGCGCCGGTCTGATGGCCTCGCAGCTCGCCCTGCTGTTCCTGCGCCGCCTGGAGGTGCCGGTCGTGCTGACCGACATCGACCAGGAGCGCGTCGACAAGGGCGTGGGCTACGTCCACGCGGAGATCGACAAGCTGCTCGGCAAGGGCCGGATCAACCAGGACAAGGCCAACCGGCTCAAGGCGCTGGTGACCGGCGTCCTGGACAAGGCCGAGGGGTTCTCGGACGCCGACTTCGTCATCGAGGCGGTCTTCGAGGAGATCGGCGTCAAGCAGCAGGTGTTCGCGGAGGTCGAGGCGGTCGCCCCGGCGCACGCGATCCTCGCCACCAACACCTCCTCGCTGTCGGTGTCGGAGATGGCGTCGAAGCTGAAGCACCCCGAGCGGGTCGTCGGCTTCCACTTCTTCAACCCGGTCGCGGTCCTCCCGCTCCTGGAGATCGTGCGCGGCGAGCAGACCGACGACGCGTCGCTCGCGACCGCGTTCGCCGTGGCCAAGAAACTGAAGAAGACGGCGGTCCTGGTGAAGGACGCCCCGGCCTTCGTCGTCAACCGCATCCTGACCCGCTTCATGGGCGAGATCCAGAACGTCATCGACGAGGGCACCCCGGTCGCGGTGGCGGAGAAGGCCGTCGAGCCGCTCGGGCTGCCGATGTCGCCGCTGGTGCTGCTCGAACTGGTCGGCCCCGCGATCGGCCTGCACGTCTCGGAGACCCTCAACCGGGCCTTCCCCGACCGCTTCACGGTCTCCCCGAACCTCGCGGCGGTCGTCAAGGCGGGCAAGCGCGGCTTCTACGTCTACTCCGCCGAGAACGGCTTCAAGCCCGAACTCGACCCGGAGGTCGCCGCGTTGCTGAAGCAGGGCGACACGGTGCTGACCGAGGAGCAGGTCCGCGCGCGGGTCCTCGACGCGGTGGCGCAGGAGATCGGCCTGATGCTCGACGAGGGTGTCGTCGCCGAGGCGCAGGACATCGACCTCTGCCTGATCACCGGCGCGGGCTGGCCCTTCCACCTGGGCGGCATCACGCCGTACCTGGACCGCGAGGGCGTCTCGCAGCGGGTGAACGGCAAGCCGTTCCTCGCGCCGGGGACGGCGTCCGTACCGGTGTGA
- the galE gene encoding UDP-glucose 4-epimerase GalE, whose protein sequence is MTWLITGGAGYIGAHVVRAMLAAGERVAVYDDLSAGDPSHLPDGVPFVKGSVLDGPLLRGTLTDLEVTGVVHLAAKKRVGESVERPLHYYRENVEGLQTLLEAAVATGVRAFLFSSSAAVYGTPDVELVTEDTPCAPVNPYGETKLAGEWLVRATGVAHGLTTACLRYFNVAGAADPLLADPGAANLVPMVFEQLTRGAAPVVFGDDYDTPDGSCVRDFIHVEDIAAAHLAAARALAGRAPGTDLTVNIGRGEGVSVREMIALIGEVTGYGAAAAPETVARRAGDPARVVAAVDLARAELGWTARHDTRAMVASAWAGWCHRHPEARR, encoded by the coding sequence ATGACGTGGCTGATCACAGGCGGTGCGGGTTACATCGGTGCGCATGTCGTCCGGGCGATGCTCGCGGCGGGCGAGCGGGTCGCCGTGTACGACGACCTCTCCGCGGGCGACCCCTCGCACCTCCCGGACGGTGTCCCGTTCGTCAAGGGATCCGTCCTGGACGGACCCCTGCTGCGCGGCACGCTCACCGACCTGGAGGTCACCGGAGTGGTGCACCTCGCGGCGAAGAAGCGGGTCGGCGAGTCCGTGGAACGGCCCCTCCACTACTACCGGGAGAACGTGGAGGGCCTCCAGACGCTGCTGGAGGCCGCCGTCGCGACCGGCGTGCGCGCCTTCCTCTTCTCCTCGTCGGCCGCCGTCTACGGCACCCCGGACGTGGAGCTGGTGACCGAGGACACCCCCTGCGCCCCGGTCAACCCGTACGGCGAGACCAAGCTCGCGGGGGAGTGGCTGGTGCGCGCCACCGGTGTCGCGCACGGTCTGACCACGGCCTGCCTGCGCTACTTCAACGTCGCGGGCGCGGCCGACCCGCTCCTCGCCGACCCGGGCGCCGCCAACCTCGTCCCGATGGTCTTCGAGCAGCTGACCAGGGGCGCCGCGCCGGTCGTCTTCGGCGACGACTACGACACCCCCGACGGCTCCTGCGTACGGGACTTCATCCACGTCGAGGACATCGCCGCCGCGCACCTCGCGGCGGCGCGCGCGCTCGCGGGACGCGCGCCAGGCACCGATCTGACGGTCAACATCGGCCGCGGGGAGGGCGTTTCGGTGCGCGAGATGATCGCGCTGATCGGTGAGGTGACCGGCTACGGCGCCGCCGCCGCGCCCGAGACCGTGGCGCGCCGGGCGGGCGACCCGGCGCGGGTCGTCGCCGCCGTCGACCTGGCCCGCGCGGAGCTGGGCTGGACGGCCCGCCACGACACCCGCGCGATGGTCGCCTCGGCGTGGGCGGGCTGGTGCCACCGGCACCCCGAGGCCCGCCGCTGA
- a CDS encoding LacI family DNA-binding transcriptional regulator, which translates to MTTARVTIKEVAARAGVSKGAVSLAFNHKPGLSEATRERIFQAARELGWAPNPTARTLAGSRVDVVGLAICRPARLLGLEPFYMEFVSGVESVLTEHSCSLLLRLVRNVEEEAGLLETWWRSRQIGGSILVDFRADDPRVAVAERLGLPAVAVGHPSLTGRLTSVWTDDATAVREAVRYLGALGHRRIARVGGAAALGHTAIRTAAFDEAAGALELAGAWQVTTDYSGEAGARATRSLLAAGPADRPTAIVYDNDIMAVAGLSVAAEMGLSVPADVSLLAWDDSQLCRLTHPTLSAMSHDVHGFGAEVARTLFSLVPGGAAGSRRMDTPVLTPRGSTAPPGG; encoded by the coding sequence ATGACGACCGCCCGCGTCACCATCAAGGAGGTCGCCGCGCGCGCCGGGGTGTCCAAGGGCGCGGTGTCGCTCGCCTTCAACCACAAGCCGGGGCTCTCCGAGGCGACCAGGGAGCGGATCTTCCAGGCGGCGCGGGAGCTGGGCTGGGCGCCCAATCCGACGGCGCGGACACTGGCCGGGTCGCGGGTGGACGTGGTGGGGCTCGCGATCTGCCGGCCGGCCAGGCTGCTCGGGCTCGAACCGTTCTACATGGAGTTCGTGTCCGGGGTGGAGAGCGTGCTGACCGAGCACTCCTGCTCGCTGCTGCTGCGGCTGGTGCGGAACGTGGAGGAGGAGGCCGGGCTTCTGGAGACCTGGTGGCGGTCGCGGCAGATCGGCGGCTCCATCCTGGTGGACTTCCGGGCCGACGATCCCAGGGTGGCCGTCGCCGAGCGGCTCGGGCTGCCCGCGGTCGCGGTCGGGCATCCGTCGCTGACCGGGCGCCTGACCAGCGTGTGGACGGACGACGCCACCGCCGTCCGGGAGGCCGTGCGGTATCTCGGGGCGCTCGGGCACCGCAGGATCGCCCGGGTGGGCGGGGCGGCGGCGCTCGGGCACACGGCGATCAGGACGGCCGCGTTCGACGAGGCGGCCGGGGCGCTTGAGCTGGCCGGGGCCTGGCAGGTCACCACGGACTACTCGGGCGAGGCGGGGGCGCGGGCCACCCGGTCGCTGCTGGCGGCCGGGCCCGCCGACCGGCCGACGGCCATCGTGTACGACAACGACATCATGGCGGTGGCGGGGCTCTCGGTGGCCGCCGAGATGGGGCTCTCGGTGCCGGCCGACGTCTCGCTGCTCGCCTGGGACGACTCCCAGCTGTGCCGGCTCACCCATCCGACGCTCTCGGCCATGAGCCACGATGTGCACGGGTTCGGCGCCGAGGTGGCGCGGACCCTGTTCTCGCTGGTCCCGGGGGGTGCCGCCGGGTCGCGCCGGATGGACACGCCGGTGCTGACACCCCGGGGTTCGACCGCGCCGCCCGGCGGCTGA
- a CDS encoding carbohydrate ABC transporter permease gives MTRRTALRALVHLSLIGAAVVVLLPLGVVFLTSLKTPKEMADDSGALTLPDDPLNLHNYVTAFRDGHMLLSFANTAFILVFAIGGTVLIGSMTAYAIDRFRFRLKKLVVALFLLAALVPGVTTQVATFQIVNSFGMFDTRWAPIALYMGTDIVSIYIFLQFVRSIPTSLDEAARLDGANAFRIYRTIIFPLLRPAVATVVIVKGIAVYNDFYIPFLYMPSEDLGVISTSLFRFRGPFGAHWETISAGAILVILPTLVVFLCLQRFIYNGFMRGATR, from the coding sequence ATGACCCGCAGAACGGCCCTCCGCGCCCTCGTCCACCTGTCCCTGATCGGCGCGGCCGTCGTGGTGCTGCTGCCGCTGGGCGTCGTCTTCCTGACGTCTCTGAAGACCCCGAAGGAGATGGCCGACGACAGCGGCGCCCTGACCCTGCCCGACGACCCGCTCAACCTCCACAACTACGTGACGGCGTTCAGGGACGGCCACATGCTGCTGTCCTTCGCGAACACGGCCTTCATCCTGGTCTTCGCGATCGGCGGCACGGTCCTGATCGGCTCGATGACGGCGTACGCGATCGACCGCTTCCGGTTCCGCCTCAAGAAGCTGGTGGTGGCGCTGTTCCTGCTGGCCGCGCTGGTCCCCGGGGTGACCACCCAGGTGGCGACCTTCCAGATCGTCAACAGCTTCGGCATGTTCGACACCCGCTGGGCGCCGATCGCGCTCTACATGGGCACGGACATCGTGTCGATCTACATCTTCCTGCAGTTCGTACGGTCCATCCCGACCTCCCTCGACGAGGCGGCCCGCCTGGACGGGGCGAACGCGTTCAGGATCTACCGCACGATCATCTTCCCGCTGCTGCGGCCCGCGGTGGCGACGGTGGTGATCGTGAAGGGGATCGCCGTCTACAACGACTTCTACATCCCGTTCCTCTACATGCCGTCCGAGGACCTTGGCGTGATCTCGACGTCGCTGTTCCGCTTCCGCGGCCCGTTCGGCGCCCACTGGGAGACGATCTCGGCGGGAGCGATCCTGGTCATCCTCCCGACCCTGGTCGTCTTCCTCTGCCTCCAGCGCTTCATCTACAACGGCTTCATGAGGGGAGCGACGAGATGA
- a CDS encoding carbohydrate ABC transporter permease — MTDTATGEAPARLAAEPARAAPAPRRARLWRGVTPWLFLLVPLALLAVFTYAPIVNMVAYSFTDWDGVSPELRWTGTGNYTELLTRPELFEVFFVSGYYLAASVVQIAVGLYFATVLSFDVRFRTFFKGLLFFPYLINGVAIGFVFLYFFQDGGTLDSVLALFGRHPDHAWLGTPVSANVSLAGVSVWRYTGLSFVLFLGAIQSIPGELYEAAELDGANRWQQFRHIIAPGIRPVLTLSVILSISGSLSAFDIPYIMTGGATGTETFVIQTVKLAFQFNKTGLASAAAVVLLLIILAVTWLQRRLVPDDRVDLV, encoded by the coding sequence ATGACGGACACCGCGACCGGCGAGGCGCCCGCGCGCCTCGCCGCCGAACCCGCGCGGGCCGCCCCCGCCCCGCGCCGGGCCCGCCTGTGGCGGGGCGTCACCCCCTGGCTCTTCCTCCTCGTCCCGCTCGCGCTGCTGGCCGTCTTCACCTACGCGCCGATCGTCAACATGGTCGCGTACAGCTTCACCGACTGGGACGGGGTCAGCCCCGAGCTGCGCTGGACGGGCACCGGCAACTACACCGAACTCCTCACCCGGCCCGAGCTGTTCGAGGTGTTCTTCGTCAGCGGCTACTACCTGGCCGCGTCCGTGGTGCAGATCGCCGTCGGCCTGTACTTCGCGACGGTCCTGAGCTTCGACGTCCGCTTCCGCACCTTCTTCAAGGGCCTGCTGTTCTTCCCGTACCTGATCAACGGCGTGGCGATCGGGTTCGTCTTCCTCTACTTCTTCCAGGACGGCGGCACCCTCGACTCGGTCCTCGCGCTCTTCGGCCGGCACCCCGACCACGCCTGGCTCGGCACCCCGGTCTCCGCGAACGTCTCCCTCGCGGGCGTCTCCGTGTGGCGCTACACGGGGCTGAGCTTCGTGCTGTTCCTGGGCGCGATCCAGTCCATCCCGGGGGAGCTGTACGAGGCGGCCGAACTCGACGGGGCCAACCGCTGGCAGCAGTTCCGCCACATCATCGCCCCCGGCATCCGGCCGGTGCTGACCCTCTCGGTGATCCTGTCGATCTCCGGCTCGCTCTCCGCCTTCGACATCCCGTACATCATGACCGGCGGCGCGACCGGCACCGAGACGTTCGTGATCCAGACCGTGAAGCTCGCCTTCCAGTTCAACAAGACGGGCCTCGCGTCCGCCGCCGCCGTGGTGCTGCTGCTGATCATCCTGGCGGTCACCTGGCTCCAGCGGCGCCTGGTCCCCGACGACCGGGTGGACCTGGTATGA